A region from the Lepidochelys kempii isolate rLepKem1 chromosome 16, rLepKem1.hap2, whole genome shotgun sequence genome encodes:
- the STOM gene encoding stomatin isoform X1: MADKQGARADRSRQVPDTFSEEINPGLGVCGWLLVIFSFFFVLITFPVSIWLCIKIIKEYERAIIFRLGRIGRGGAKGPGLFFILPCTDSFIKVDMRTISFDIPPQEILTKDSVTVNVDGVVYYKVQNATLAVANITNADSATRLLAQTTLRNVLGTKNLSQILSDREEIAHSMQVTLDEATDEWGIKVERVEIKDVKLPVQLQRAMAAEAEAAREARAKVIAAEGEMNASRALKEASIVISESPAALQLRYLQTLTTIAAEKNSTIVFPLPIDMLQGIIGAKC, translated from the exons AAGAGATCAACCCTGGCCTTGGTGTGTGTGGATGGCTGCTAGTGATCTTTTCATTCTTCTTCGTCCTTATTACCTTTCCAGTCTCAATCTGGCTGTGCATAAAG ATCATAAAGGAATATGAGCGAGCCATCATCTTTAGACTTGGACGCATCGGAAGGGGGGGAGCAAAAGGACCAG GTCTATTCTTCATCCTGCCCTGCACAGACAGCTTCATCAAGGTGGATATGAGGACAATCTCATTTGATATACCTCCTCAGGAG ATCCTTACCAAGGACTCTGTGACAGTTAATGTGGATGGAGTGGTTTATTACAAAGTTCAGAATGCCACCCTGGCTGTTGCAAATATCACAAATGCTGACTCGGCCACCCGGCTCCTGGCACAAACCACCCTGAGGAACGTTCTGGGGACCAAGAACCTCTCTCAGATCCTGTCTGATCGAGAAGAAATTGCACACAGCATGCAG GTCACACTCGATGAGGCAACAGATGAATGGGGGATTAAGGTGGAACGTGTGGAGATTAAGGATGTGAAGTTACCAGTCCAGCTACAGAGAGCAATGGCTGCTGAAGCAGAAGCTGCCCGGGAGGCAAGAGCCAAG gtaATTGCGGCTGAGGGTGAAATGAACGCCTCCAGGGCCCTGAAAGAAGCCTCTATAGTTATTTCAGAGTCCCCTGCTGCCCTTCAGCTTCGCTACCTTCAGACTCTGACCACAATCGCTGCAGAGAAGAACTCCACCATAGTCTTCCCCCTGCCCATAGACATGCTGCAGGGCATCATAGGTGCAAAATGCTAA
- the STOM gene encoding stomatin isoform X2: MADKQGARADRSRQVPDTFSEINPGLGVCGWLLVIFSFFFVLITFPVSIWLCIKIIKEYERAIIFRLGRIGRGGAKGPGLFFILPCTDSFIKVDMRTISFDIPPQEILTKDSVTVNVDGVVYYKVQNATLAVANITNADSATRLLAQTTLRNVLGTKNLSQILSDREEIAHSMQVTLDEATDEWGIKVERVEIKDVKLPVQLQRAMAAEAEAAREARAKVIAAEGEMNASRALKEASIVISESPAALQLRYLQTLTTIAAEKNSTIVFPLPIDMLQGIIGAKC, encoded by the exons AGATCAACCCTGGCCTTGGTGTGTGTGGATGGCTGCTAGTGATCTTTTCATTCTTCTTCGTCCTTATTACCTTTCCAGTCTCAATCTGGCTGTGCATAAAG ATCATAAAGGAATATGAGCGAGCCATCATCTTTAGACTTGGACGCATCGGAAGGGGGGGAGCAAAAGGACCAG GTCTATTCTTCATCCTGCCCTGCACAGACAGCTTCATCAAGGTGGATATGAGGACAATCTCATTTGATATACCTCCTCAGGAG ATCCTTACCAAGGACTCTGTGACAGTTAATGTGGATGGAGTGGTTTATTACAAAGTTCAGAATGCCACCCTGGCTGTTGCAAATATCACAAATGCTGACTCGGCCACCCGGCTCCTGGCACAAACCACCCTGAGGAACGTTCTGGGGACCAAGAACCTCTCTCAGATCCTGTCTGATCGAGAAGAAATTGCACACAGCATGCAG GTCACACTCGATGAGGCAACAGATGAATGGGGGATTAAGGTGGAACGTGTGGAGATTAAGGATGTGAAGTTACCAGTCCAGCTACAGAGAGCAATGGCTGCTGAAGCAGAAGCTGCCCGGGAGGCAAGAGCCAAG gtaATTGCGGCTGAGGGTGAAATGAACGCCTCCAGGGCCCTGAAAGAAGCCTCTATAGTTATTTCAGAGTCCCCTGCTGCCCTTCAGCTTCGCTACCTTCAGACTCTGACCACAATCGCTGCAGAGAAGAACTCCACCATAGTCTTCCCCCTGCCCATAGACATGCTGCAGGGCATCATAGGTGCAAAATGCTAA